A region of Bacteroidota bacterium DNA encodes the following proteins:
- a CDS encoding TIGR03032 family protein produces the protein MSQPFACTHTPDFPDLLDRLNCSVALSTYQAGKVIFIGGREGRLVQLPRTFRKPMGMTIQGDRMAVATKDEVVLLGASRALAPGYPAKPQTYDTLFVPTQVFFTGECDLHDMAFIGAPGSDPSSRTELIAVNTRFSCLCRFDSRFHFQPVWSPPFITDLVDEDRCHLNGMAISEGGSRPVYVTALGATNTERGWRDSRLGGGVLMDVASGEIVASGLAMPHSPRLIDGKLFALVSAEGLLVEVDVQAGTVEPIIRLPGFVRGLARHGDYLFVGMSKLRPGRSLGDLPLAQQDLQAGIAVVHLGSGMLVGQLTYETSCEEIYDVAVLPGLRRPGILGMESKLRTSALATPQYGFWGRPDQKDEVRAT, from the coding sequence GTGAGCCAGCCCTTCGCCTGCACCCACACTCCGGACTTTCCCGACCTGCTCGACCGGCTGAACTGCTCGGTGGCGCTCTCGACCTACCAAGCCGGGAAGGTCATCTTCATCGGGGGCCGCGAGGGTCGTCTCGTTCAGCTTCCGCGCACGTTCCGCAAGCCGATGGGCATGACCATCCAAGGCGACCGGATGGCCGTGGCGACGAAGGACGAGGTCGTGCTCCTTGGTGCGTCGCGCGCGCTCGCTCCCGGGTACCCGGCCAAGCCGCAGACCTACGACACGCTCTTCGTCCCGACGCAGGTCTTCTTCACGGGCGAGTGCGACCTGCACGACATGGCCTTCATCGGCGCGCCAGGCAGCGACCCATCGAGCCGCACTGAGCTGATCGCGGTCAACACCCGCTTCTCGTGCCTGTGCCGCTTCGACAGTCGCTTTCACTTCCAGCCAGTATGGTCGCCGCCCTTCATCACGGATTTGGTGGACGAGGACCGCTGCCACCTCAACGGCATGGCGATCAGCGAGGGCGGCAGCCGACCCGTCTACGTGACCGCGCTCGGGGCGACCAACACCGAGCGGGGCTGGCGCGACAGCCGGCTCGGGGGCGGCGTGCTGATGGACGTGGCCTCGGGCGAGATCGTCGCGTCCGGCCTCGCGATGCCGCACTCGCCGCGCCTAATCGACGGCAAGCTCTTCGCGCTCGTCTCCGCCGAGGGTCTGCTCGTGGAGGTCGACGTGCAGGCGGGCACCGTCGAGCCCATCATCCGGCTCCCGGGCTTCGTGCGCGGCCTCGCCCGCCACGGCGACTACCTCTTCGTGGGCATGTCGAAGCTGCGGCCGGGCCGCTCGCTCGGGGACCTGCCGCTGGCGCAGCAGGACCTCCAGGCCGGCATCGCCGTGGTGCACCTCGGGAGCGGGATGCTCGTCGGGCAACTGACCTACGAGACATCGTGCGAGGAGATCTACGACGTCGCCGTGCTGCCAGGACTCCGTCGCCCCGGCATCCTCGGGATGGAGAGCAAGCTGCGGACGAGCGCTCTCGCGACGCCGCAGTACGGCTTCTGGGGTCGCCCCGACCAGAAAGACGAGGTAAGGGCAACCTGA